From a region of the Marinomonas mediterranea MMB-1 genome:
- a CDS encoding cation:proton antiporter family protein: protein MEFVWVLFAFVCGLGAKLIHLPPLIGFLVAGFVLNFMGMKPSDFLTDLADLGITLMLFCIGLKLHVADLLKREVWASTLSHMGIWTILVGLFSLGIGTAGLGYFDVLDIQSAALIGFALSFSSTVCIVKLLEESGEMKTRHGQLCLGILVMQDIVAVVFLVLATGKIPSLWAVFLFALIPLRPLLHKLLEKSGHGEMLPLTGLFMALGGYELFSYVGVKGDLGALVLGILLASHFKASELNKSLMNFKDLFLIGFFLSIGFSALPNLEMLGLSLIISVVILFKFALFFGLFAALRLRGRTSFLGALALSNYSEFGLIVVALSVQSGWLAKEWLVILALAVSFSFVLTSVLYRQAHEIYGHYKKRIRRFEKSQCLPADTFIQPTGTEILVVGLGRVGRGAYESLRVMEGACVAGMDADQFRIEKMQQDDQNVFYGDGEDLDLWEHLDTKGIKLILLALPLAEDSANITKQLRSAGYHGQVAAIARYQDERDALIDSGIDNVFNFYTEAGTGFAEESLALIKR, encoded by the coding sequence ATGGAGTTCGTCTGGGTCTTATTTGCGTTCGTGTGTGGGCTGGGTGCCAAATTAATTCATTTACCTCCTCTGATCGGTTTTCTCGTCGCTGGATTCGTTTTGAATTTTATGGGGATGAAACCCAGTGACTTCCTGACGGATTTGGCAGACCTTGGTATTACCCTAATGCTTTTCTGTATCGGGTTAAAACTTCACGTGGCTGATTTGTTAAAACGTGAAGTATGGGCCTCAACACTCAGTCATATGGGAATATGGACCATTCTTGTCGGCCTTTTCTCGCTGGGTATTGGTACTGCCGGACTTGGTTATTTTGATGTATTGGATATTCAATCAGCCGCATTGATTGGCTTTGCATTAAGCTTCTCCAGTACGGTCTGTATTGTGAAGTTGCTGGAAGAGTCTGGCGAGATGAAAACACGACATGGTCAGTTGTGTTTAGGCATATTGGTTATGCAAGACATCGTAGCGGTTGTGTTTTTAGTGTTAGCGACCGGTAAAATTCCATCCTTATGGGCTGTTTTTCTATTTGCCCTGATTCCGCTACGTCCCTTATTGCATAAATTGCTGGAAAAATCTGGTCATGGAGAAATGTTGCCTCTGACGGGGTTGTTTATGGCGTTGGGAGGGTACGAGCTTTTTTCTTACGTCGGAGTGAAAGGCGATTTGGGTGCATTGGTATTAGGAATATTGCTCGCGTCTCATTTTAAAGCGTCCGAGTTAAACAAGTCACTCATGAACTTTAAAGACCTGTTTTTAATTGGATTTTTCTTATCGATTGGATTCAGTGCTTTACCAAATTTGGAAATGCTCGGACTCAGTCTGATTATTTCAGTCGTTATTCTGTTTAAGTTTGCTCTATTTTTCGGTTTATTCGCCGCGCTGCGATTGAGAGGTCGGACGTCCTTCTTGGGAGCGCTCGCACTTTCAAATTACAGTGAATTTGGTTTGATCGTCGTCGCGCTGAGTGTTCAAAGTGGTTGGTTAGCGAAAGAGTGGTTGGTGATTCTCGCCCTTGCTGTGTCCTTTTCGTTTGTACTGACCAGTGTGCTGTATCGTCAGGCTCATGAAATCTATGGTCATTATAAAAAGCGTATTCGACGTTTCGAAAAGTCTCAGTGCTTACCTGCGGATACCTTTATTCAACCGACAGGAACCGAAATACTGGTTGTTGGTCTTGGACGAGTAGGGCGTGGAGCTTACGAGTCGCTGCGGGTTATGGAAGGGGCGTGTGTTGCCGGAATGGATGCAGATCAGTTTAGAATCGAGAAAATGCAGCAAGATGACCAAAATGTATTCTATGGCGACGGTGAAGACTTGGACTTATGGGAGCACTTAGATACAAAAGGCATCAAGCTGATATTGCTTGCGTTGCCGTTGGCAGAAGACAGCGCAAACATCACTAAGCAGCTTCGTAGTGCTGGGTATCATGGGCAAGTGGCGGCGATTGCGCGCTATCAAGATGAAAGAGATGCGTTGATAGATTCCGGTATCGATAACGTCTTTAACTTCTATACTGAAGCCGGTACAGGTTTTGCGGAAGAGAGTCTTGCGCTTATAAAACGTTAG
- a CDS encoding multidrug effflux MFS transporter: MSDPNAAATHNPLKRLSEKEFIALFATIISLTALSVDSVLPAFRDIATDLQVVDYQKTQWIISALVLGMVFGELLFGPLSDAIGRKKSIVIGVAIYIVGCVMATFAQTMEMLLLGRVIQGFGVAGPKIASRALIRDLYRGREMARMMSFIMMVFILVPMLAPLFGQIIMTLGSWRWIFVAAILQAFIGTVWLIIRQRETLTPETRKPFHLARILKDAKHIVKRGDVMSFTVLAGFLFSGMMLYLSISQSIFQDIYGVGDKFPFYFAMMAVAMGASSLLNGRIVRKFGTKRLASTALSIMLSAAIGLLTISFFFGGKPPFWLFMFGGMIVFFCQGLIFGNVNAMAMEPLGKMAGLGASIISSLSSVVAIAASVTVGQFYHGSVTPLAFGFTAFSSAGLLMLYIGGRYRQAYQATDA; the protein is encoded by the coding sequence ATGAGTGATCCGAATGCGGCAGCGACACATAATCCGTTGAAGCGACTGTCCGAGAAAGAGTTTATCGCATTATTTGCGACTATTATTTCCTTAACTGCGTTGAGCGTGGACTCTGTTCTTCCTGCGTTTAGAGATATAGCAACCGATTTGCAGGTGGTCGACTACCAAAAAACACAATGGATTATCTCTGCACTTGTTCTTGGTATGGTGTTTGGTGAGCTTCTATTTGGCCCACTGTCGGATGCGATAGGTCGAAAAAAGAGCATCGTCATTGGCGTGGCCATTTATATCGTTGGGTGTGTCATGGCGACGTTTGCGCAAACCATGGAAATGTTGTTGTTGGGACGTGTTATTCAAGGATTTGGTGTCGCTGGCCCCAAAATAGCGTCTCGGGCACTGATTCGAGATCTCTATCGTGGACGGGAAATGGCGCGCATGATGTCGTTCATCATGATGGTCTTTATCTTGGTTCCGATGCTTGCACCGCTTTTTGGACAAATAATCATGACGCTTGGGTCATGGCGTTGGATTTTTGTCGCCGCTATTTTACAGGCCTTTATTGGTACAGTATGGCTGATTATACGACAGCGAGAAACGTTAACGCCTGAGACGCGTAAGCCGTTCCATCTTGCTCGTATTTTGAAAGACGCCAAGCACATTGTAAAACGTGGCGATGTGATGTCGTTCACTGTCTTAGCTGGGTTTCTATTCAGCGGCATGATGTTGTATCTCAGCATCTCTCAATCTATTTTTCAGGACATTTATGGCGTTGGCGATAAGTTTCCATTCTACTTTGCTATGATGGCGGTCGCGATGGGCGCCTCGTCTTTGTTAAATGGCCGAATTGTACGCAAATTTGGAACAAAACGATTAGCATCGACCGCCTTAAGCATTATGTTATCGGCCGCCATTGGCTTGTTGACCATATCGTTTTTTTTTGGCGGCAAACCGCCTTTTTGGCTCTTTATGTTCGGTGGGATGATTGTATTTTTCTGCCAAGGACTCATATTTGGTAATGTGAACGCGATGGCCATGGAGCCGCTGGGGAAAATGGCAGGCTTAGGGGCTTCTATTATTTCGTCTCTTTCTAGTGTGGTAGCGATAGCCGCTTCTGTGACGGTTGGTCAGTTCTATCATGGTAGCGTGACGCCATTAGCGTTTGGCTTCACTGCCTTTTCAAGTGCTGGACTGCTGATGCTGTATATCGGTGGTCGATATCGTCAAGCCTATCAAGCAACGGACGCCTAA
- a CDS encoding MATE family efflux transporter produces the protein MASQQSEVSLGKQLFSMTWPMLFGVLSIMSFQLVDSAFIGQLGVLPLAAQGFTMPIQLVLIGVQVGLGIAMTSMISKALGAKKQDYARQLAGLVLLLGTASVALCCVLIWLLTAPILGLLSAPDNVYAVVNSYWPWWLLSALFGAFIYFYYSICRANGNTMLPGALMVVTSLLNIVLDPIFIFTFGFGLEGAAMATIVSFAIGIVVIVPKVVANHWLAFNFRDLNIIKTLAEVGHIMGPAMVSQLLPSVSSMAATKLVAGFGATAVAAWALASRFEFFVIVTALALTMSMPPMVGRMLGAKAFDDIEHVIKIAIRFLLVFQSAVALLTFAMSGLLSSAMTSDTAVGDVLHWHLLIVPISLGPLGVCMIMVSICNALGKPYRALIISALRLFVFFLPCLWIGSQIAELKGMFVGVLVGNILAGICAHRIYKTSIKQLRMP, from the coding sequence ATGGCTTCACAACAATCGGAAGTGTCTCTCGGAAAACAGCTTTTTTCCATGACTTGGCCCATGCTGTTTGGCGTGCTATCTATCATGAGTTTTCAGTTGGTGGACAGTGCCTTTATTGGCCAGCTTGGTGTTTTACCGTTGGCCGCACAAGGCTTTACTATGCCTATTCAACTGGTGCTTATTGGCGTTCAAGTTGGATTGGGTATCGCGATGACATCGATGATCTCGAAGGCGCTTGGTGCCAAAAAGCAAGACTACGCGAGACAGTTGGCGGGACTGGTTTTATTGCTTGGGACCGCTTCGGTGGCCTTGTGTTGCGTGTTGATATGGTTACTGACAGCCCCTATTCTTGGCCTGCTTAGCGCACCAGATAACGTTTACGCTGTGGTAAATTCGTATTGGCCTTGGTGGTTGTTGAGTGCGCTATTCGGCGCATTTATCTATTTTTACTACAGTATTTGTCGTGCTAACGGGAATACTATGTTGCCCGGCGCCTTGATGGTTGTGACAAGCCTGCTGAACATTGTTCTTGATCCCATTTTCATCTTTACGTTTGGGTTTGGGTTAGAAGGCGCGGCAATGGCGACCATTGTTTCTTTCGCAATCGGCATTGTCGTGATTGTCCCTAAAGTGGTTGCTAATCATTGGTTGGCATTTAACTTTCGCGATTTGAATATCATAAAGACGTTGGCTGAAGTGGGTCATATTATGGGACCCGCGATGGTGAGCCAACTATTGCCTTCCGTGTCGTCTATGGCTGCAACTAAGCTAGTCGCCGGATTTGGTGCAACAGCAGTGGCAGCTTGGGCACTGGCTTCTCGTTTTGAGTTTTTCGTTATTGTGACTGCTTTAGCGCTTACTATGTCGATGCCTCCAATGGTTGGTCGTATGCTCGGTGCGAAAGCCTTTGATGATATTGAGCACGTGATTAAAATCGCGATACGTTTTCTATTGGTGTTCCAGTCTGCTGTTGCGCTGTTAACGTTTGCAATGTCGGGGTTGTTGTCTTCTGCAATGACCAGCGATACCGCCGTCGGTGACGTGCTTCATTGGCACTTGCTGATCGTGCCCATTAGCTTGGGGCCTCTGGGTGTTTGCATGATCATGGTCAGTATTTGTAATGCCTTAGGCAAACCGTATCGAGCACTTATCATATCCGCGTTGCGCTTGTTTGTTTTCTTTTTACCTTGCTTGTGGATCGGCTCTCAAATAGCCGAACTTAAAGGCATGTTTGTTGGTGTTCTTGTGGGTAATATTCTGGCTGGGATCTGTGCTCACCGCATCTACAAAACATCGATTAAGCAGCTGCGCATGCCGTAG
- a CDS encoding NUDIX domain-containing protein, which translates to MQETEADFLQIYDRRDYLSPLVTVDAAIFTFHNGELFVLLTKRSEHPEKDKWALPGGFVDETKDTSIEDTVQRKLKEKTGIEAPYVEQLQTVGNNIRDTRGWSVTVIYTALVAFQDCQSYVENISEASWILYSEAISMDVAFDHREIMQAARERLKQKALYSMIPAYALPEEFTLPELQACLEVLIDKPIQKKSFRRRIEQANLVEEVGQRPASGKGRPSTSYKLKANAKGFNFIRNLEA; encoded by the coding sequence ATGCAAGAAACTGAAGCTGACTTTTTACAAATATATGATCGCAGAGATTACTTATCCCCTTTAGTAACCGTGGATGCAGCTATCTTTACCTTTCATAATGGCGAGCTATTTGTACTACTCACAAAACGAAGCGAACACCCAGAAAAAGATAAATGGGCTTTACCAGGTGGGTTTGTCGATGAAACAAAAGACACCTCTATTGAAGACACAGTGCAGAGAAAGCTAAAAGAGAAAACAGGGATAGAAGCGCCGTATGTCGAACAACTTCAGACTGTAGGAAACAATATAAGAGATACTCGAGGCTGGTCCGTAACTGTAATTTATACGGCCTTGGTTGCCTTTCAAGATTGTCAAAGCTATGTAGAAAATATTTCTGAAGCGTCTTGGATTTTGTATAGCGAAGCGATAAGTATGGACGTTGCCTTTGACCATAGAGAAATAATGCAGGCTGCAAGAGAAAGGCTAAAGCAAAAAGCCTTATATTCGATGATACCTGCCTATGCACTGCCAGAAGAGTTTACTTTGCCCGAACTACAAGCCTGCTTAGAGGTACTGATTGATAAACCCATCCAGAAAAAATCGTTTAGAAGGCGTATAGAGCAAGCGAACTTAGTTGAGGAAGTTGGGCAAAGGCCAGCTTCAGGAAAAGGACGCCCGTCTACTAGCTATAAACTAAAAGCTAACGCAAAAGGCTTTAATTTTATTAGAAATTTAGAAGCATAA
- the prs gene encoding ribose-phosphate diphosphokinase: MSFKVKTNQNEILDVSFLTFSGGERHIQLPTVFLSPVNQIDIEARIQTATEIIDLLLLVNALRHQFSRELLINLVIPYLPYARQDRVCADGQAFSLEVFSGLLQSMDFNSITVWDCHSQKGIDLTKANNVIPAKIIAASDSLVALLKADNSVLICPDEGAVTRCREINEYFALSEMVRCYKKRDPSSGRITQTEVEVESLDGKVAVITDDICDGGFTFIKIAEQLKEKGADRVVLYVTHGIFSKGLEVFDGLIDEIYTSSSFERAFKSSKLSIINY, encoded by the coding sequence ATGAGTTTTAAAGTAAAAACAAATCAGAATGAGATATTGGATGTTTCTTTTTTAACGTTTTCTGGTGGTGAGAGACACATTCAGTTGCCAACAGTTTTTTTGTCCCCTGTGAACCAGATTGACATTGAGGCTCGCATTCAAACGGCAACAGAGATCATCGATTTACTGCTGTTAGTAAATGCGCTTCGTCACCAATTTAGTAGGGAGCTTTTGATTAACCTTGTAATCCCATATTTACCTTATGCGCGCCAAGACAGGGTCTGTGCAGATGGGCAGGCATTTTCGTTAGAGGTTTTTTCAGGTCTATTACAATCCATGGACTTCAATAGCATTACGGTTTGGGATTGTCATAGTCAAAAAGGTATTGATTTAACGAAAGCAAATAATGTAATTCCTGCAAAAATTATTGCAGCGAGCGATTCTTTAGTCGCTCTGCTAAAGGCTGACAACAGCGTTTTGATATGTCCCGATGAAGGGGCCGTAACGCGTTGCCGGGAAATAAATGAGTATTTTGCTTTATCAGAGATGGTTCGGTGTTACAAAAAGCGCGACCCAAGTAGCGGAAGAATTACTCAGACGGAAGTTGAAGTTGAGTCGTTGGATGGCAAAGTGGCTGTAATCACGGACGATATCTGCGATGGAGGATTTACGTTCATCAAAATCGCGGAGCAATTAAAAGAGAAAGGAGCTGACAGAGTAGTTTTGTATGTGACTCACGGCATTTTTAGTAAAGGCTTAGAAGTTTTTGATGGTTTGATCGATGAAATATACACCAGTAGTAGTTTTGAGCGGGCGTTCAAAAGTTCAAAGCTTAGCATCATTAATTATTAA
- a CDS encoding nicotinate phosphoribosyltransferase encodes MNPLSAIDFYKADHRRQYPEGTEYVYSNFTPRSSRLAPVLDSFDDRVVFVGLQGYIKRFLIEAWNQNFFNQPKEKVVAKYKRRMDGSLGEGAIPVDHIEALHDLGYLPVEIKALAEGSRVNIKVPMFTIVNTLPAFYWLTNYLETSLSSDVWKVCTTATIAYEYKCLLMNFAERTGAPADFVPLQGHDFSSRGMSGIEDAAQSSLGHLTSFIGTDSVASIDYAEDYYNAEGVIGVSVPATEHSVMCMGTQGGEVDTFRRLIAELYPRGVVSIVSDTWDFWQVITSYARDLKDTILAREEDALGLAKVVFRPDSGDPVKIICGDPDAEPGSPEYKGAVECLWDIFGGDITDKGYKTLNPRVGLIYGDSITLQRARAILNGMEAKGFASSNIVLGIGSYTYQYLTRDNFGFAMKATWGQVYGEGREIFKDPVTDSGTKKSARGLLRVEKTGEGFELFDQQSFDQEKQGELKTVFKDGALVREQSLTDIRERLAS; translated from the coding sequence ATGAACCCATTAAGCGCAATCGATTTTTACAAAGCCGACCACAGACGCCAATATCCAGAAGGAACTGAGTATGTATATTCTAACTTCACACCTAGGTCATCTCGTTTAGCACCAGTATTAGATAGCTTTGACGATCGGGTTGTATTTGTTGGCCTGCAAGGTTATATCAAACGCTTCTTAATAGAGGCGTGGAATCAGAACTTTTTCAATCAGCCAAAAGAGAAAGTTGTCGCTAAATATAAGCGTAGGATGGACGGATCATTAGGAGAAGGTGCTATTCCGGTTGATCACATTGAAGCGTTGCATGATTTAGGGTATTTGCCCGTGGAAATCAAAGCGTTGGCAGAAGGAAGTCGGGTCAATATTAAAGTGCCTATGTTTACTATAGTTAATACTTTACCGGCGTTCTATTGGTTAACGAACTACTTAGAAACAAGTTTAAGCTCAGATGTTTGGAAAGTTTGCACTACGGCTACGATTGCCTATGAATACAAGTGTCTTTTAATGAATTTTGCTGAGAGAACTGGCGCTCCTGCGGACTTTGTTCCCTTGCAAGGTCACGACTTCAGTTCCAGGGGGATGAGTGGTATTGAAGATGCCGCTCAGTCTAGTTTAGGGCACTTAACGAGCTTTATTGGTACAGATTCTGTAGCATCTATCGATTATGCAGAAGACTACTACAACGCAGAAGGTGTTATTGGCGTATCGGTTCCCGCGACAGAACATAGTGTTATGTGTATGGGAACGCAAGGTGGAGAAGTTGATACTTTCCGTCGTTTAATTGCGGAATTATACCCTCGAGGTGTAGTCAGTATCGTTTCTGATACTTGGGATTTTTGGCAGGTAATAACGTCTTACGCGAGGGACTTGAAAGATACTATTCTTGCTCGCGAAGAAGATGCTCTTGGCTTAGCAAAGGTAGTATTTAGGCCTGATAGCGGTGATCCAGTAAAAATTATTTGTGGTGATCCTGACGCTGAACCAGGCTCTCCCGAGTATAAAGGGGCGGTTGAATGTTTGTGGGATATTTTCGGTGGAGATATTACTGATAAAGGCTATAAGACGTTAAATCCAAGAGTGGGCTTGATATATGGTGACTCTATTACACTTCAACGAGCACGAGCTATTCTTAATGGAATGGAAGCAAAGGGTTTTGCATCGAGCAATATTGTTCTAGGAATAGGAAGTTACACTTATCAATATTTAACTCGTGATAATTTTGGGTTTGCGATGAAAGCGACTTGGGGACAAGTGTATGGTGAAGGAAGAGAAATCTTTAAGGACCCTGTGACGGATAGTGGCACGAAAAAGTCTGCGAGGGGGTTGTTACGAGTCGAAAAGACGGGCGAGGGTTTTGAACTTTTTGACCAGCAATCGTTCGATCAAGAAAAACAAGGTGAGCTTAAAACTGTTTTTAAAGATGGAGCTTTAGTGCGAGAGCAATCTCTTACGGACATTAGAGAGCGGTTGGCAAGCTAA
- a CDS encoding DASH family cryptochrome has product MGIIWFGDDLRINDNSLLYQASREVDRLICLYCSSPDDNNVDNSDPIRSSNTPSTFDNTSIKPSEHRTLFRHMGALDLDHSLRRLHNKLWVSSKNASATIEFLVSKYPITHIYRHHHAGINEATTLTKLQARYTDIRWITEYGLTLFSRHALPFSLNELPESFTKFRKLVETIDVPKTIKAVDRLPPPVAINSPYVKTLPHTSFALDGSPFVGGESYAHAHLADYFSSGAASTYKETRNTMDDWMSSTKFSPWLAQGAISPRQVMNSLAFYESRMGSNDSTYWIYFELLWREYFQWYSMKYGARLFSKSGIHNKTLNSSFYAERFRKWCAGSTPFPIVNAAMKQLNTTGYISNRARQLAASSLIYDLEIDWRYGATYFESQLIDFDVASNWGNWQYIAGVGADPRGGRHFNLDKQTQLYDPDKAFINKLQGDSEDSQLDSVDAADWPIFPDESKGL; this is encoded by the coding sequence ATGGGAATAATATGGTTTGGTGACGACCTTCGTATTAATGACAACAGTTTGTTGTATCAAGCCTCCCGAGAGGTAGACCGTTTAATCTGTCTTTACTGCTCCTCCCCTGACGATAACAACGTCGATAACTCAGATCCAATTCGGTCATCGAATACACCGAGCACATTCGATAATACCAGCATCAAACCATCGGAACATCGGACGCTATTTCGTCATATGGGAGCGTTAGATTTAGACCATAGCCTACGGCGTTTGCATAATAAGTTATGGGTAAGTTCAAAGAACGCTTCCGCTACGATTGAGTTCTTAGTATCAAAGTATCCGATCACTCATATTTACCGCCATCATCACGCTGGGATAAATGAAGCAACGACGCTCACCAAACTACAAGCTCGTTACACAGATATCCGCTGGATAACAGAATACGGTCTAACCCTGTTTAGTCGTCATGCCTTGCCTTTTTCTCTGAATGAATTACCAGAAAGCTTTACAAAATTTCGTAAACTCGTTGAAACGATCGATGTTCCAAAAACCATCAAAGCCGTCGATCGATTGCCGCCACCCGTTGCGATAAACAGCCCTTACGTGAAAACATTGCCTCACACGTCATTCGCTTTGGATGGCTCACCCTTTGTTGGAGGGGAATCATATGCCCACGCCCATCTCGCCGACTACTTTTCAAGTGGTGCAGCCAGCACATACAAAGAAACTCGAAATACAATGGATGATTGGATGTCGTCTACCAAGTTTTCACCTTGGCTCGCTCAAGGCGCTATTTCCCCTCGACAAGTGATGAACTCACTGGCTTTTTATGAATCACGCATGGGCAGTAACGATTCAACTTACTGGATCTATTTTGAGTTACTCTGGCGAGAGTATTTCCAATGGTATTCAATGAAGTATGGCGCACGTCTATTCAGCAAAAGCGGCATTCATAATAAAACTCTCAACAGCAGTTTTTACGCTGAGCGATTTCGAAAGTGGTGCGCTGGCAGTACTCCATTTCCAATCGTCAACGCAGCGATGAAACAATTGAACACGACAGGTTACATTAGCAACAGAGCCCGCCAGTTAGCTGCGAGCAGCCTTATATATGACTTAGAAATCGACTGGCGGTACGGCGCCACCTACTTCGAATCGCAGCTGATTGACTTTGATGTCGCGTCGAACTGGGGAAACTGGCAATACATTGCGGGAGTCGGAGCAGATCCAAGAGGAGGACGCCACTTTAACTTGGACAAACAAACTCAACTCTATGATCCCGATAAAGCCTTCATTAACAAATTGCAGGGCGATAGTGAGGACTCACAACTAGATTCTGTCGACGCAGCTGATTGGCCCATCTTTCCAGATGAAAGCAAAGGATTATAA
- a CDS encoding MotA/TolQ/ExbB proton channel family protein — MEPTAQQKIIDFLVVGGPVVWILLGFSVVALTIVLAKVIQFAGLKAESTKTADKAIDAWRKDNLDGAIKNLRPQRPIDGVVSFAIRALQNASMDLATVREETERLALKQLHTLRSFLRPLEIIASLSPLLGLLGTVLGMIAAFQKMEGAGSQVDPSVLSGGIWQALLTTAVGIAVAVPVMTLHAWLERKVERVAHNMNDAVTRVFTSRELNRVASLQKNEKEVKHAA; from the coding sequence ATGGAACCCACAGCACAGCAAAAAATCATCGACTTTCTGGTAGTAGGAGGTCCGGTTGTGTGGATTCTTCTTGGATTCTCTGTCGTCGCCCTGACGATTGTACTGGCGAAAGTGATTCAGTTTGCTGGCCTGAAGGCTGAAAGCACAAAAACGGCTGACAAAGCAATTGACGCGTGGCGTAAGGATAACCTTGATGGCGCTATCAAAAACTTGCGCCCACAACGTCCGATCGACGGTGTGGTGTCTTTTGCCATAAGAGCGTTGCAAAATGCATCTATGGACCTTGCGACAGTCAGAGAAGAAACCGAACGTCTCGCGTTGAAACAACTTCATACTTTACGATCTTTTTTACGTCCGCTTGAAATTATTGCATCCCTTAGCCCTTTACTGGGTTTGTTAGGTACCGTTTTAGGTATGATCGCAGCGTTTCAAAAAATGGAAGGTGCGGGGAGTCAGGTCGATCCATCTGTTTTGTCTGGTGGTATCTGGCAAGCACTTTTGACAACGGCGGTCGGTATTGCGGTTGCTGTGCCTGTGATGACGTTACACGCTTGGTTAGAGCGTAAGGTTGAGCGTGTTGCGCACAATATGAATGATGCCGTGACACGCGTGTTTACCTCTCGCGAATTAAATCGAGTTGCTTCTTTGCAGAAGAACGAAAAAGAGGTTAAGCATGCCGCTTAA
- a CDS encoding ExbD/TolR family protein, which produces MPLNLEQPKRKTGISLTPLIDVVFILLLFFMLTSSFVPWRIVDTPLAVSSAPKADAEPKGVAVLTLESNDGRVLFKNQLFVIDNASQMSDLVEQNQDKTIAIKAKEGVTLQSLMLLADQLKLLGAENISIANAFSSKETK; this is translated from the coding sequence ATGCCGCTTAACCTAGAGCAGCCGAAAAGAAAAACAGGGATAAGTCTGACGCCATTGATTGATGTGGTGTTTATCTTACTTCTGTTTTTTATGCTGACATCTAGTTTTGTCCCGTGGCGGATCGTAGATACACCGCTTGCTGTGTCTTCAGCACCAAAGGCAGATGCAGAGCCAAAGGGAGTGGCCGTACTAACACTCGAATCAAACGACGGACGTGTCTTATTTAAAAATCAACTGTTTGTGATTGATAACGCTTCACAAATGTCTGATTTGGTTGAACAAAATCAAGATAAAACCATTGCGATTAAAGCGAAAGAGGGCGTGACATTGCAGTCCCTTATGTTGCTTGCTGACCAGCTCAAGCTATTGGGCGCAGAAAATATTTCCATCGCAAATGCATTTTCGTCTAAGGAGACGAAATGA
- a CDS encoding ExbD/TolR family protein, whose product MNIGKKFVEQRDAGGDDNMIPMINVVFLMLVFFMVAGQIKKSDPIKVQPPVSINEARAQTEPNVVIVVGEGKAYVNDTLFDAGQLQSYLESAFEESPDQEGFWVQIKADGEVSIESLKPIFTEIRRSGLTKVSIATQLNRSAQ is encoded by the coding sequence ATGAACATAGGTAAAAAGTTCGTCGAACAACGAGATGCGGGTGGCGATGACAATATGATTCCTATGATCAATGTTGTGTTCCTAATGCTTGTATTCTTTATGGTTGCTGGTCAAATAAAGAAATCTGATCCAATTAAAGTCCAACCGCCAGTGTCGATTAACGAAGCGCGAGCTCAAACTGAGCCAAATGTCGTGATTGTCGTTGGGGAGGGGAAAGCCTACGTAAATGACACGCTGTTCGACGCCGGTCAACTGCAATCATATTTAGAAAGCGCGTTTGAAGAAAGTCCCGATCAGGAGGGCTTTTGGGTTCAAATTAAAGCAGACGGCGAGGTTTCTATCGAATCATTAAAGCCTATTTTCACCGAAATTCGACGATCTGGATTAACGAAAGTTAGCATTGCGACCCAATTGAACCGGAGTGCTCAATGA